A region of Lycium barbarum isolate Lr01 chromosome 3, ASM1917538v2, whole genome shotgun sequence DNA encodes the following proteins:
- the LOC132632916 gene encoding two-component response regulator-like APRR1, with amino-acid sequence MEKNEIVKSGDGFIDRSKVRILLCDNDAKSSQEVFTLLCKCSYQVTSVRSPRQVIDALNAEGPDIDIILSEVDLPMAKGFKVLKYIMRDKELRRIPVIMMSSQDEVSIVVKCLKFGAADYLVKPLRTNELLNLWTHMWRRRQMLGLAEKNILSYDFDLVVSDPSDPNTTSTTLFSDDTDDKSRKSVNLEACPSIQLEDEINAVTTAAAVETVVVVPFQCRYNVPGTYDRQTGQISSFPKKSELKIGESSAFFTYVKSGMPKSNDQGTNSTHENVAHQPRMEEKTNAAIEHLEIENQMQVNGDAVENHSQGDDYPSSNSFPDSYSMERSCTPPLSLDLTQQRNSKMEEFSQVYMHPRNEAQRDAVNFHAQTAYSYFMSGAMNQVMMPPPPQMYPKNMQDLHNHANSAVLPQYNHMPPCPPHMHGMASFPYYPMGLCLQPGQMPAPHQWPTIGNSPSAEGKGSKVDRRKAALMKFRQKRKERCFDKKIRYVNRKKLAERRPRVRGQFVRKVNGVNVDLNGHPASADYDDDEEEEDEEQTGNFDSPEDDPSMCL; translated from the exons ATGGAGAAGAATGAGATTGTTAAGAGTGGTGATGGGTTCATTGATAGGAGTAAAGTGAGGATTTTACTGTGTGATAATGATGCTAAGAGCTCGCAGGAAGTTTTTACGCTCTTGTGCAAGTGTTCTTATCAAG TAACTTCAGTAAGGTCACCCAGACAGGTGATTGATGCACTGAATGCTGAAGGACCTGATATAGATATCATCCTTTCTGAAGTTGACCTTCCTATGGCCAAAGGATTCAAGGTGTTGAAATACATTATGAGGGATAAAGAACTGCGGCGCATTCCTGTGATCA TGATGTCGTCACAAGATGAAGTCTCTATTGTCGTCAAGTGCCTCAAATTCGGAGCAGCTGACTACCTTGTAAAGCCTCTCCGCACTAATGAGCTGTTGAACTTGTGGACTCACATGTGGAGAAGAAGGCAAATG CTTGGACTAGCAGAGAAGAACATCTTAAGTTATGACTTTGATTTGGTTGTATCAGATCCCAGTGATCCTAATACAACTAGCACAACTCTTTTCTCTGATGATACTGATGATAAGTCCCGGAAGAGTGTTAATCTGGAAGCATGTCCCTCGATTCAGCTAGAAGACGAG ATCAATGCAGTCACCACTGCTGCTGCTGTAGAGACTGTGGTTGTGGTTCCATTTCAGTGTCGGTATAATGTGCCAGGAACTTATGATCGACAGACAG GACAAATTTCTTCTTTTCCTAAGAAGAGTGAACTGAAGATAGGTGAGTCCTCAGCTTTCTTTACCTACGTCAAATCAGGCATGCCTAAAAGCAATGACCAAGGAACAAACTCTACCCATGAAAATGTGGCTCACCAACCAAGGATGGAAGAGAAGACTAATGCAGCCATAGAACATTTAGAGATTGAAAATCAAATGCAAGTTAATGGCGATGCAGTTGAAAATCATTCACAAGGTGATGACTATCCAAGTAGTAACAGTTTCCCAGACTCGTATTCCATGGAAAGGTCCTGTACTCCCCCTTTATCACTAGACTTAACGCAACAAAGGAACTCAAAGATGGAGGAGTTCTCGCAGGTGTACATGCATCCGCGCAATGAAGCTCAGCGTGATGCTGTGAATTTTCATGCTCAAACTGCTTATTCCTATTTTATGTCTGGAGCAATGAATCAAGTCATGATGCCGCCACCACCACAAATGTATCCGAAGAACATGCAAGATCTCCACAACCATGCCAATTCAGCTGTGTTACCTCAATACAATCATATGCCACCATGTCCCCCTCATATGCATGGGATGGCATCATTTCCTTACTACCCTATGGGCCTATGCTTACAACCTGGTCAAATGCCAGCACCGCATCAGTGGCCTACGATTGGAAATTCGCCTTCGGCTGAAGGTAAGGGGAGCAAAGTTGATCGTAGAAAGGCAGCACTGATGAAGTTTAGACAGAAGAGAAAGGAAAGATGTTTTGACAAGAAAATCAGGTATGTTAACCGAAAAAAACTGGCAGAACGGAGACCTCGTGTGAGAGGACAGTTTGTGAGGAAGGTCAATGGTGTGAATGTCGATCTTAATGGGCATCCTGCTTCAGcagattatgatgatgatgaagaggaaGAGGATGAGGAACAAACAGGAAATTTTGATTCACCTGAGGATGATCCATCGATGTGTCTATGA